The genomic segment TCATCCTATCTTTTTAGCCGTCATTTCAATTGGCCTTTTTTGGTGGGTAATTAGCACCTTGTTAGTGTTTACTTATCCTAAAAGTGGCAGCATTTGGCAAGCCAGTCCGATGTTAAAATCAATGTTTGGACAGTTAACGTTAATTCCCTGTTTTGTCTCACTTATCACCCTCAAGTCAATCAGTGCTAATGTTGATCCTTACTTTGGTGGTACTTTAGTCTTTTTAGTCATGCTAATTGTTTGGGCTGCTGATACAGGAGCTTATTTTGCTGGTCGTTCATTAGGCAAGCATAAATTGATGCCGAAAGTGAGCCCTAATAAGACTTTAGAAGGCCTTGGTGGTGGTTTAGTTGCGACTATGGCGGTTGTGGCAGGTGTTATGTATTACTCACCAGAACAAGAGCTTGGGCTTGTAATTGCGGTTACCTTAATTACGGCAATAGCTTCAGCATTTGGTGACCTGTCTGAAAGTATGTTTAAACGAGCAGCTAATATAAAAGATTCAGGAAAAATCTTACCGGGTCACGGTGGTGTATTAGATAGAATGGACAGTCTGACTGCAGCATTACCTGTTTTTACTTTCATTTATCTCGCATTCTGGATTTAATCAACCATGCAAAATATGGTCATCCTTGGAGCCACGGGCTCTATCGGAAGCAGTACGCTAAGTGTTATCGAGCATAATCCAGAGCAATACTGCGTTTATGGTTTAG from the Shewanella japonica genome contains:
- a CDS encoding phosphatidate cytidylyltransferase, giving the protein MLKQRIMTVLWLLPLVIGAIFFLPAEYFAWALVPVFMIGAKEWGSFIDPQCTVTQWTFTVTVSLILIALNIFVPVEALWLKGQVHPIFLAVISIGLFWWVISTLLVFTYPKSGSIWQASPMLKSMFGQLTLIPCFVSLITLKSISANVDPYFGGTLVFLVMLIVWAADTGAYFAGRSLGKHKLMPKVSPNKTLEGLGGGLVATMAVVAGVMYYSPEQELGLVIAVTLITAIASAFGDLSESMFKRAANIKDSGKILPGHGGVLDRMDSLTAALPVFTFIYLAFWI